TGTAAACCAAGCCCATTTTTGTCTTCACACTGTCATGAAAAATAGGCCAGCTGCGGGAAACCACTCCATCAGGCAAAACTGATTACATCCACCACATCATATATTAGCCAGTCAcacaaatgcattatggaatcataaaacaagcataaaataatttctaaatcaACTAAATAGTGTCTAGCAAAAGATCATAACATAATTTTATTCTGCTTGTGggcccctctgattggctgccatgggtgcGGCACACCTATTGCACCCATTAAAGCTCCGCCTCTGGTGCAACTAGTTAAAAGAAAGCTAACCATACCTGGTAATTTCCATTGCTTGTAAAATGTTGtactatatttttattgtttattgtgagtttattgTGCATCATTTACAACCCATATCTTGTTCACATTTTCAATACAACTCTGCGTTATCTTTTCCATTCACTAACTGTAGTCATCATTTACACAAAGTTGCTGCGGTAGCCTAAGCCTAGACCATTCAAATCTTGAAATTGGGTTTGTATGGAAATGTCTTCTCTCGAGAATATATGCCACATTAGACTAATTCAAAACCTTTTATAAAAAACACGTTTCCATTGACTACAGACCGAAAATTTCACTGCTACACACCAGAATTTCCAAAGACAAAACCTCACAGACGAACGGCTCATTTACTAATATGTGACACAACATGTCTGCTGGTTTCCAATGCTGACTCACTGCGTCTGTTGTAGTGCTGGGACTGGGGGGATAGGACCACGGGGTCCGTGAGGACTGGGCTGGTGCGCTCCGACGACTCTGCCTCCTCCGTGCTGAGGGACCCCAACGGTGTGCTGTGAGGAAGGACATCAAAACAACCTGAGCAGCCGGCGATCGGCCCGGCCGTCCACGGCATGCACACCGACACACGGCATGCCAGACTGTCCAACGCGGCAAAGGAACAAGGCAGAAACACAACACCCAAACAAAATGGTCACCACATGACACAGAACGGTCCCCAGCTCAGCCTCAACCACTGGCCCTCACTGCAACATCATCCCCTGGACCATACCAGAGATGAGCCTGACGTGTCAGAGCCAGTACGAGCTGAAACCAAGCGAGGATTGGAGTGCACAACTAACAAACCACATGCTATGAGcaattctttctttttttttatgatcatGAAATCAGAATGATCTGATTGTCATGCAAAACAGTGAGCAAGGGAGACATGGGTTGAGGACATGAAACAAGCGTCACCTGTCAGCAGAGGGAGGATATGGAGGGGTCTGGTCCGAGAGTTGAGTAGAGGGAATGTCttctgagagagaggggggatagAAAGGGACTTAAAACTCAGGGCAGGTTAACCGAACGACCGGCACTCAGGCAGGAACATCATTCGGGACGGCGGAAATGAACAACACACCCAACGTGGAAGCAGACAGACAATTTGACGCAAAGTAGAAACCTTGGAGGAGCCTCTGCTGGTTAGTGAGGATTTTCCGGATCTCTTTCAGCCAGGCAATCTTGATCTGGAACGTAGGGGCCTAGGTGGAACACATCCGCAGATAGGGGTGCCGTTTGCGTCAGCAAGTCAAGATGACCTAAACCGCCCGGTCTCAAGCCAAGACCCAGACTAGTCCGATAATGCTAGTTAATCCAAATGAAAAAGATTGACGATCCTCACCTGAACAACATAAACCTCCTCCCTTCCGCTGTACCAGAGCTCAAACTTTTTCACGTCTCCTTTCACATTCTCCGTAATCCCGACGGCACTCATCTGAAGAGCAAACACAATATCCTGTTGCATATTTTATTGTCTGTCCGTCCGGGTGAACGTGCGTCAATGTGATGAGGGTGGGAGGCAACGCAGGGGATGCTCCCCTCCTAGGTCATACCCTCAGGCAGTGTTTGAAGCTGTAAGAGGGAGTACGGTCGTGACCTTCGCCGTGCTCCTCGCGGCGCTTGCAGAAGAGAAGAGCGTGCTCATGCAGGAAGAGGTGCCTCTGCATGGGCTTGAAGCGGGCCAGGTCCTTCATCCTGGTGGAGCCCCTCTTATGGCTGATCCACACAGTGAAGGAGCCCTGCATCAGAACCCGACCCAGCTCACTCAGCTCCCCCTGGGGGAACAGGCGGACAGCACAACACAGGGTGTTGGGACACGGTTAAACATCTTTAGTACAAAATACACTTTCATTaaacgagagagggagaaaaacatCACTTGCTCACTCGTTTTCCCTTAGTCACTCATACGGGCTTATACTCTTTACCTCATAACCAGTGATGGCGATCTGGTGCATGGAGTCGTTGACAGACTTGAGGAGGTCCAGCATGGCCTCTAGGGCCCCCTGCAGCTCAGAGATGTACTCACTGTCTGCACTGTGCTTCAATAGTTCCTGTTGGGAATGACCCGGAGGCCCAATGTGTTTCCAGATTTGCTGAGCTGAATGTGTTGCAATGAATGGTCGAGCTGAACAGTATGAATCATTTTGCTCATTTGAAATGTACCAGTCAAGACTTGGTTGTTGCAGCCTGAACCTTACCTTTAGCAACAGTTGGTACTTAGTCAACCTCTGGACTGGCTTTAACAGGTACGAGTCCAGCCCCAGTTTGTGCTCAAGCTTCTTCTGACACTCCTACAGAGGATGGAGAAAGAACATTTGAATTAATGGGGGAAAAAACGAGGCTAGGAGAAATGTTGGAAATGTGATGTCtacaagacacatttttaaGAATATCTAACAATAGATAAGGATTACAGTGTCCCTTCTGTAGCAATAGTTTTTCACCTGGAAGAAAGCTGAAGCAGAGCACTGTCTCCAGAGCAACTCGGATTGTGGCTTGTTGTTACAGTAGCGTTCATACACCTGAAAATGTTCCTTCTGAAatgacagagacaaaatcgaGCCATGCAGGTAGATGGTTACAGGAGGTTCTGGCAAGTAACCCAAAAACCCATGTCAATACGCAGTGGGTGGGGGCATGATTCTAGTGCATCACAAGTTTCTCACCCGTTTTAGAAAGCAGGCTCCAACTCTCTCAGCAGTTTCCAGGCACCCCTCCAAGTCCTGGAGGAATGTCCTGCAGAGAGGACGGTGGTTGGGCGTGAGACAAGGCTGGCTCGTAACTTCAATCAATACTATCTCCTTACTTTGAAATATTTCAATGCTGTAGCTTATCAGTGCctcgtgtgtatgtgtgtctgcacgtttgtgagagagacagagggtgttTGTCCTTGCCTGCTGTGGAATTTGTAGATCTCAGGCATATTCCCAAAGAGGACCTCCTTCTTGTTGCGTAGCACAGGTGGCAGAAGGTCAGAAAGAGCAGGGTTGTCCATCTCTGCTCTATAACCCTACAGAAATGAAGATGTGGTTTATATATGCAAACTTTGGGTTGGTTTTTCGCACTGTGCAGCTGTCGAATGAAACTCCTTACCAGCAAGACGGACAGAAGCTCCTCTACATAGATCCTCTCTGTCTCAATAAGCTCTTTCATTATGTGTCTGAAGACACATATTTGGTAagatgaacagagagacagagagagacagagaagcagCGATAAAGGAAATTACTTTATTAAATTAAAGTTCTAGGCAGACgtagaccaagaaatatttaTACAGGTTTTGAAACCAATCGGGAGTGCATTCGGACTGATGTTGAGTAGAGTGGAGCGATGTTTCACCGTTTCAGCTGGTCTGggctctcctccccctcctggcTGTAGGAAAGACAGTTGCGGTTTTCCTCATAGTCATGCATCACCTCGATCTGGATGGAAGAGAGCAGGCTTTAGTCAACAGGACAAGCTGACAAACTAACTGATGAATTGGTACAGAGACAATGTGGAGGCCAGACAAAAATGACCTATAGCAAAAGTCAAAAGGTCAAACAATGACAGCTACACTATTTACCAAAACCTCTATACCTTTTAGACTCTAGAAACCCAACATGGTTTGGTACTaatatttttgttccattttagTACATCCGTCAGTAAGAGCCCCAGGTCATATGCCAATTAATGTCTTTCTAATGTGTGAATATTGTCAATGTAAACTTAGCTATTCACTTTTGGTTAACCAACTTCATATATTTTGACGTGTTAAAGATATTTAACATCCACTGAAATTGTACAATGATTCTATATGTTTGAGTTGTCCTAGTGAGTACGCTAAATTGAATGGGCCTTTCAATTTCAGTGGACAACAGGCCACATTATGTATGATTAGTCTGACATAAAATGTGGATGTTTTATCTTTTATGGTAGTCAAACATACTGCACGATTTAGCAGTTTCTAGCTCAGTTTTAACTAAGATTCCCCCTAACAAACTAATGTTAGCTACACATTTTCACCATTAATAAAGTTCAAACTGAAGAAAGTAATAGAGCAAATCAACTGCATCTCATTTTATTCTAATAAAATATCAAAGATATGCTGTTACATATATGTTACATAAAGAAAGCTCAGTCTCATCATCATTAGTTCTAGCCTAGTCTCAGGGGATTACATAACATATACTGCTCCAAAGAATGAAGGGGACACTTAAACCACACATCGGGTCTCCaagaaggaaatatattaaagatcaaaatctttactgtacattgtgtaatttgttgagaacaaaatgacgtaacagtcaatggaaaccaaaatcaccaacaggttgaaggctggattcaaactcacactgaaaatcaaagtaaacaattgaaatcacaggctgttgcaacttgcgtgaatttcatcacaacaactcataatgtgactcagtagtgtgtatatcCTCCACAggtctgtatgcactcccaataacatctgggcatgctcctgatgagacagcggattgtgtcctgggggatctccaaccagacctggatcagggcatcagtgagctcctggacagtctgtggcgctacttggcggtgtcggatgcactgataaataacatcccagaggttctcaattgaattcaggtctggggaacgtgagggccagtcaatggcatcaatgccttcatcatccaggaactgcctatgtactctggccacatgaggccgggcattgtcctgcaccaggaagaacaacagcttccaaatgcaaatgccacacctggaatcaactccagaccttttacctgcctaattgatgaagaaataacgaaggaatagcccacacctgtgcatgaaacagcttttaagtcaagtgtccaattacttttggtcccttaaaaaagagggggctacatattagagagctgtaattcctaaaccattcctccaatttggatgtgaatactctCAAATTAACTTGGTCTTATAATgtaatgattgtgttcccttaattgttttaAACAGTGTATGTTTTTTGCTGTGgtatcattgtttttattgggTATCATTTCAGTGTTTCCAGTTTCATTTCAGGACAGAGTATTTCTATACAAAAGCGGGTATTGGTAACACCTCCCCGGCCTTCCTCTGAGCAAAGGTGCTCGTCCTCCCATGTACTAGCCACCGCTGGTTCCTCGATCGCAGTTCATCACACTCCACTGGACTTGAATGCAGCCCTGGACTATCAATCACACATACAGtcaggtccggaaatatttgttggacacagacacaattctTATAATGTTGGCACTATACGGCAccagtggatttgaaatgaatcaactgagatgcaattgaagtgcagacttccAGCTTTATTCCAAGAGAttgaactaaaatattgtatgaaacatttaggaattgcaaccattttcatacactcCCCTTATTCcaagggctcaaatgtaattggacaaataaacacaatcataaataaaatgtttatttttaatactttgtctagaatcctttgcaggcaatgctttaagtctggaatgcatggacatcaacaAACGCTGtgtcctcctttgtgatgctttgccaggcctttactgcagctgtcttcggTTGTTGTTTGTCCATGGGTCTTTtagccttaagttttgtcttcagcaagtgaaatgcatgcttggtcaggttgagatcaggtgattaacTCGGCCATtgtagaatattccacttttttgccttaaacaactgggttgctttcacagtatgttttgggtcattatccatctgtaaagtgaagcactgtccaatcaacttcactgaatttgactgaatctgagcaggcaatatatccctatacacatcagaattcatccagctgcttttgtcttctgtcacataatcaataaacacaaatgacccagtgccattggaagccatgcatgcccatgccatcacactgcctccataatttttttacagatgatgtggtatgcttctgatcatgagccattccaagccttctccatactttttcttcccatcattctggtacatgttgatctttgtttcatctgtctaaagaatgctgttccaaaactgggttggcttttttagatgttttttggcaaagtctaatctggcctttctattcttgaggcttctgaatggtttgcaccttgtggtgaaccctctgtatttgctcacgtgaagtcttctctttatggttgacttggataatgatatgcctaccttctggagagtgttcttcacttggctggatgttgtgaaggggtttctCTTCACCGCAGAAAGATCGTACGATCATCCACCATTGTTGTGttctgtggatgtccaggcctttttgtgttacagagctcaccagtgtgttctttgtttctcggaatgtaccaaactgttgatttggccactcctaatgttcctgctatctccctgatggattttgtttttgcagcctaaggatggcctgtttcacttgcattgagaactcctttgaccacatgttgtgggttcacagcaacagcttccaaatgcgaatgccacacctggaatcaacgcAAGACCTTTtgcctgcttaattgatgaagaaataatgaaggaatagcccacacctgtccatgaaacagcttttgagtcaagtgtccaattacttttggtcccttaaaaaagagggggctacatattagagagctgtaattcctaaaccattcCTCCAATTTAGATGTGAATACTCTCAAATTAAAGTTTAGAGACTGCACTTTGAAgccaatattcattatttatctgtaacttgaatatattttggtaaacagacaaaataacagtacttaacaaaataaaataacaaaaataacaagTGTCCAATAATTTCCAGACCtaagtgtatatatacacaatctAATTGCCAGTCAGTCCTTGTTGAGTAGTGTTTTGTAATCTTCTATATTTAGGTACATTTGTTTGTTCCCATAGTTCTCTGCTCGCTGGTGCAagttctgttttaaaaaaaattttcaGTCCGTTTGGACTTTGAATTTATTCTGTGTTTACCCTTGTTAGGCTTAGTCTTTTATTTATCTTCTGTGTTTTGAAGTTAAACCGGTTCCTTTGCAATTGCATCCTATCTCCTCGATTCCTGTTATCTATTTGTGTAATAAGCCAAAACTCACCTTTCTTGGGCTTTTCCGAGCTGCCCTCTTGCCAGGTAAGAGGTCGAAAGAAAACCTTGAGTTGAGAACTGAGTTGAAATCTACACCTGCAGATacgaaaataaaaaacactaccACTTCTTACATGAACACCTGAGGAAGACAAGCatctaaatgtgttttcacactgcaccttagcctAGAGCTAAGAGCCTCCAAAAGCCCTGGGCTAGGCATGTGTTCACACTTGCATGGGGCTCGCTGGCCCTGCTCCGGAGCAGGGTTAGCACtgacttttcagggctagccccagaaacaTGGTGACAAAATAACCCATTTGTGGAAAAAAACATAGAACGTTTATTGTCCAAGCACAAAACCTGCCCCTTCATTTAATTTACATATGGTCTTGATGCGTGCCATTACCAACAGctacaatgtatttctgtttcgggtcctttcactctgcaaactTTGGTCGTTTCATTATACCTGCTAAATCTTAGCAaagtagttattgcagcttgctttggatgtaaatctagcaaatatgtcgaaagaatgaaggttgactaacgtttttctctttctttaggtagttttaacaaagttgtcaaagcaaataccGACAGGATGGGCATCTTGATCAACCGATATCATGAAGTGGTTAATTGAACCATGGTAGCGTAAGATTGATCGTGTGTCAGTGATGTAGAACGTAAAATTTGTAGTTTGTCATAGAATGTGAAATAGTGTTTTAATATTTGtctgttagcccagggcttGGAAATTCAAGTGAGAATCCTCAGCCTAGGGTTAAACCTTAGCacagggttaacaaactcttgtATGAACACAGGCTATGCTAACACGGGGCCAATCTTAGCCTGGGGctaagaacaatgcagtgtgaaaaggccttaAATTATCCTCTATCATCCAAACCAAACATTCTAACATGCCTAATAAGTGCAAGGTCAATTTATATTCACATTCAGTGTCCTTTAGGGCTGGGAGGGAgttgtgtggtggtgtgttaaTGGTAACGTACTGTGTttgggggagaagagaggggattTGCATCGGGGGGAGGGCTCAGGCCGAGGGGCCACCAGTTGGATGGGCCGCACCTGAATGTCAGCCAGCTTCCTCAGACACGCCTTTCTGTTGTGGATCATTCCCTGCATGAGAGACAGCTTCTCCGTGGCCACCCCAATctgagactgacagagagatggagaaattgGGAGAGAGATTAGAAAAGACATAGGAGATGTTAAAGATGTAGATCAATAGGCCTGTTGGATCAGCATGAACATGAGGAAGGAGATTGTGAATAATAATATACACTTCTGGTAATAACATAACAGTAATTGACCTGGTAATGATAGAATATGTGTAATGTTTTCAGTGTAACATAGTGTTGCcatcattaaaataatacatttgggaTTAAATGATCTTGTGATACTGGTCCCGGTTTGTTTTAGGAGTGAGGCTGGCTGTACTATTGAGCAAGGCTGCACACCTGTAGCTGAGGGGTCAGGATGGCCACGAACTCAAGACTGAGGACGTCAGGGCTTTGCCTGAGGCATGACGGCGCCTGCTCCTGCAGCCTTTCGATATCCTCCAACGCCGCCTGAGCTCCCTCTTTGGACTGGAACTTATCCACTAGCTGATTGGCTAGTAGGTATGCCCCCTCGTCGCACCAGCGCGTAGCCTGAAGGCAAAGAcacggacagacacagactgtcACAGAACCTATAGGGTTTCTGAGGGAAAGATGAGGCAGGGCTGTCACATTTCTGTGCATGTTTGCATACCTCCTCCAAACGAAGCAGCAGGTCGCGCACGCGGGTGAGGCCGGCCTGTTTGGCTCGGATGGCGGTGGTTAGCACGTCACAGTGGTGCCGAAGCTCGTTGCAGCGCTGGACAATCAGGGCTAGGGCGTAGTGGTGGCCGGCGGCTAGCTGGTGGCCACGCAGTATTACAATCTGGGCACGGGCCATCTCCTCCTGACAACCAGCACAGAACCATAGTCGTGAATCACTGCATGTTTCCTTGTCTAACAGCGACATCTAGTGGACGTGATCAGCTGTGAGTTTTTTTGTGTAGAGGGGTCCAGACCTGTGCGCGGGTGTCCAGTGACTCCAGTTTTTCCAGTAGCTGTTCTGTGTGGACCACGGTCCCTCCCACTGCAGCGATCTCCTTTTCCTGAGCAGACAGCTGGTCCAGGGTCTCCTGCATCTGAGCACCAGCGAAAAAAGACGTTTGACCTTTGGCACTCAGTGTAAAACAAAGAATAACGGAACAACTTTTTGCAATACCACGCTGAACAACTCTACCTCGTGAAAGCTCATCTCGTATCTCATCAGTTGAAGATACTGCTGCAGCTTCAGGTGGTGTTTTTCGAAAAAGCCGTCAAAAGCCATTTCCATGTCCCGTAGTTGGGTCAGAAGTCTGATGTAAATGTACATAAGTTCAGGGCCAAACACTTaatctgaatctcaaattgcatacttgcatactatacagtatgccagattagtatgcaAGAAGATCTGTGTGTCCCAGAGCATAGTACGCAAAATAATTGTACGCCAAAAGTTCCCAGATGGtgtactatttctggtggattttcaagggatgcatccatgcatgcttttggggtaatatagagcagaaccccttgcgcagtaaaagcgcaggggtttccacgattatctcatcttttcactagACGAAAAAGTCCATTATAAAAGTTATTGCATTCATTTCATTcacatatgaaagaaaaacaaacattgtgccatgaaatgaaatagctttggcagtgtccCAGTCGgccccaatactggcataccagcttactatatacaaaacagtatgtacttcaccatcatccgcgATGTACATACTTGTAGTATGTAGCatgtagtatgcaatttgagattcagccttaTAGTATTTCTAACAAAAAGGTCATTCCTCCAGAAGCACCTTTTACAAAGACACCCCATAATATAATGTACCAAGCACCAATGCTgtgtgaaaaaacatttgtccGACCCATCTATGTTTTGTACTATACACTACCTCTGAACCGTGTCCCAGTCCTGCTTGATGTCCCTGTCTTCCTGACCATCAGCTTTAGCTGCCTTGGCAGCCTCCAGGTTGGATAACAGGTGACGGCCCTGCCTCATCACCGACCTGATGTCCTCCTAGGATCATTGTTATGCAGTTATTCACAGCATCacatcaaaacacaacaacagccTCGCGCAGGGATAAAAATAACTCTTACTTTTAGCTGCCTGTATTTGTCGGTGTGGGATCTGAGGAGGAACTCGATGGCGTCGGCTTCGTCTGGCAACTCTGTTTCGGCCAGTTCCGTGCCGAACGCCTGCAGCATCTGGGCTATCTCTTTCACAGTCACGGCAAAGCTCTCGATGGCCTGCAGAGAGGACACACACCAAAGAATGTGTCTTTTACCCCAAAAACACTCTTTTGTTATGCATTTTCACAGTTTCAAAATCTAGGCTGCCTTGCTGTGTAATGGTGTGCATGTTGTTGATCTGATCCGTACTCCAAAATAGAGTCCACTCATAATCGATGTGTAGTTGTGGCTGACATTGTGGGACAGCTTTTTTACCGTACGGAGGACAATCCAGTCACTGTGGCAGTACTCCAGAGTTCCGCCAAACTCCGAGGTCAGCTGGTTCTCATCAATGTAGCGAAGCAGGTCTGTAACTGAGCTCAGCATTACCACCTGTGGAGGGACGCAGAGCGAGGGGTATCACAGAAAGCCTACAACCAACATCAATAACAGTTGCTCATCACAACAATGTCTTAGAGATTCAAGGTAGTAGACGTTAAAGCCTCTCACAGATCCCTGTTATGTCAGATTATATGTTCAATGAACTACATC
This genomic window from Esox lucius isolate fEsoLuc1 chromosome 7, fEsoLuc1.pri, whole genome shotgun sequence contains:
- the LOC105024927 gene encoding proto-oncogene DBL isoform X1, translating into MAEANPFRGLPRLRRAAMSFPGNLHLVLVLRPTSLLQSPSGTGTDLGFRFSQDDFMLKMPVVMLSSVTDLLRYIDENQLTSEFGGTLEYCHSDWIVLRTAIESFAVTVKEIAQMLQAFGTELAETELPDEADAIEFLLRSHTDKYRQLKEDIRSVMRQGRHLLSNLEAAKAAKADGQEDRDIKQDWDTVQRLLTQLRDMEMAFDGFFEKHHLKLQQYLQLMRYEMSFHEMQETLDQLSAQEKEIAAVGGTVVHTEQLLEKLESLDTRAQEEMARAQIVILRGHQLAAGHHYALALIVQRCNELRHHCDVLTTAIRAKQAGLTRVRDLLLRLEEATRWCDEGAYLLANQLVDKFQSKEGAQAALEDIERLQEQAPSCLRQSPDVLSLEFVAILTPQLQSQIGVATEKLSLMQGMIHNRKACLRKLADIQVRPIQLVAPRPEPSPRCKSPLFSPKHSVDFNSVLNSRFSFDLLPGKRAARKSPRKIEVMHDYEENRNCLSYSQEGEESPDQLKRHIMKELIETERIYVEELLSVLLGYRAEMDNPALSDLLPPVLRNKKEVLFGNMPEIYKFHSRTFLQDLEGCLETAERVGACFLKRKEHFQVYERYCNNKPQSELLWRQCSASAFFQECQKKLEHKLGLDSYLLKPVQRLTKYQLLLKELLKHSADSEYISELQGALEAMLDLLKSVNDSMHQIAITGYEGELSELGRVLMQGSFTVWISHKRGSTRMKDLARFKPMQRHLFLHEHALLFCKRREEHGEGHDRTPSYSFKHCLRMSAVGITENVKGDVKKFELWYSGREEVYVVQAPTFQIKIAWLKEIRKILTNQQRLLQEDIPSTQLSDQTPPYPPSADSLACRVSVCMPWTAGPIAGCSGCFDVLPHSTPLGSLSTEEAESSERTSPVLTDPVVLSPQSQHYNRRSWPGTSHSVDVCEGLEDWSTTDISNLSDSDEDDDPTPLVPGRYRALVDSPVCGFHDLIIKSGDVIQLLRQDTVGKWLVRNVSRCDEGLVLADNLHRILGESGPAHLSRMGGNEKTRKLSSL